The region GGCCTGAGCGAGAACCAGTTGAACGAGATGACTGGTCTTGTCGAGGGGCGACCGGTCGTCGCCATCTGCGGCAAGGGCCTCACGTCGGCACCGTTCGCGTTCGAACTCGAAGAACACGGTTACGCCGACGTCGAGGTCGTCACCGGCGGCATGGAGGAGTGGAGCAAGCTCTACGAGGCCGTCCCGATCGAGACAACCAACGACGACCTCGTTCTCCGACAGGTCCAGCGCCGAGCGAAGGGCTGTCTCGGCTACGTCGTCGGCTCGAAGCGGGCGGGGGAGGCCGTCGTGGTGGACGGGACTCGACAGACCGACCGGTTCAAAGTCGCCGCCCAGGACGCAGGACTCTCCATAGCGCGCGTACTCGATACGCACGTCCACGCCGACCACATCTCAGGCAGTCCAGCACTCGCCGACGAGGTCGGCGTGCCCTACCACCTTGGCGACACAGCCAGCGAGCGCGGTGTCGAGTACGAATACGAACCGCTATCAGATGGGGAGGTCATCGAAATCGGCGACGTCGAGATCGAGGCGCTCCACACGCCTGGACACACCTCAGAGATGATGAACTACCTCGTCGACGGTACATTCCTGTTAACGGGCGATACGCTGTTTGTCGACTCCGTCGGGCGGACGGAACTCCAGTTTGGCGAGGACGACGCCTCGTATGGAGCGGAACTGTTGTACGACTCGATCCACGAGACGATTCTCAATCTCCCAGACGATACGACAATCCTGCCGGGTCACCTCACCGTCACGAGCGACGGGCGTTATGAGAACGGCTCGCCCGGCGAGTTGCTCGCGGCCCGGCTCGGGGATCTCCGCGATGAACTCGATTTCCTCGGGCTCGACCGCAACGCGTTCATCGAGCGATTGACCGAGGATGCCCCGGAGAAGCCACCGAACTACGAGACAGTTATCGCCATCAACACCGGCAAAGAGACCGTCGACGACGAGAGCGAGGCGACGGAACTCGAACTGGGGCCGAACAACTGTGCCGCCTAGAGAATAGAGCGCCCCATTGTTAATCGGGTTCTCGTTCCACGCTTCCCCCGACGAACGTATTTCCCTTGCGCTCGCCGTTGAAGCCACAGCCGACCACACAGTAGTTACAGATGGTCTTGGTTAGTTCGCTCTCTACGTCAGTTTCGTCTACCTCCTCGTGGCCTGCCGCGAGCACTTGTCCGGCGGCGCCGCCCCGAAGGGGTAGCGCGCCTGCGAGCGCGCTGGCTTTCAGGAACGACCTGCGGTCCAGGTCCAGGGAGACCGGTTCTGGACTCATATGATGATTTCCCTGCCGCGCCTCCGATAGATGACGCGTGGTAACATGTATATACGTACGGAACTATGTTCAATCCATCGTCGCTATCTTGCGTTTCAAGACTCCGCTTTCGATTTGGTGTAGTTCCCACAAGTGTATGCGAGAACACTGACGCCGATTGAGCCATACACCACGACAGTGAGATCCTCAGCGCGTCTCTGGCTGCAAGGCCGTCAGTCAAAAGGACAGGTGAGCGCTCAGATGCGACCGCAAGGATAGCAGTCTCCCCGGGGTCTAACTCAACAGCGAGTTCAGTTTCCTCTGCCCCGACGAGTTCGTACTCGATGTGAGCGAGCACTGGCGGAACCATACCTGTTTCGAGTTGCTCGTACACCGTCTGTGGAATGAGCAGTCCATCGACTACCGAGAGTAACTGAAACGCCTCAATTTCACCGAGGTGATTAGTGGGCCTGTATCAGCGACCATAACAATCACGCACTCAGGCCCCACCGAACATCGTCTTCGACTGCCTGCAGTGCACGTTCTGCACGCTTGAGGCGGTCGCATCCAACGAGTTCAATTGACGTTGCTCGACCGATTTCGTCATTTACGTACCGCGAGAGTATGAGGTCTATCCAGAGATTTTCGACACCGCGTTCCAGCGCCTGTTCGAGGATCTCCGACTCGGGGATGCTTCGCGCTTCCGCGATTTTTTGCACCCGTTTGGTGAGATCCGTGGCCAGGTCTACACAACTGCTCGGCGATGAGGTAAACGTCCGTGGATGCTCGGTTGGCAGTCCAACTCAGTCTGGATGGTAGGCGGCGTCGGCAGAGTCGGCAGAGTCGGCGGGCCGTAGCGCGATACGCCGGCCCGGTTACGTCCCTCCGGCCCCCGGGAGGCGGGTCAGTGCCTCGTCGAGGTCGATCGCAGTGAACCCCTGGGTCACGAACTGCTCGTCGGGCCCGGGGAGGGCGAACGAGGCCGACCCGTCCTCGACCATGTCGAGTGTCTCGTGGTACCAGTCCGCGACCGTTTCCCGGGGGATCGCAATCGAGACGTTCGCGTCGTCGAGGTCGCCGTCGGGCGCGTAGCGGTAGCAGGCGTCGATCCGTCGCTGGGCGCTGGCGAGCGCGACGTCCTCGACGTCCGGGCTCCCCGCCGGATCGCCGGGGACCAAAAGGACGGTGACCGCGCGGTCGTTCACCGCGCGGAGGACGCCTGTCGGGTCGCGGGGGACCGAGACGTTCTTGTGGTCGGGCCAGACGTCGAACTCTAGGTAGTCGAGGGGGTCGGGGGACGCCTGGAACGTGTAGTAGTCCGGGTACTCGAAGAACTCGTCCCGCTGCTCGCGAAGCCGATCGTAGAAGGCCGTGACGCACGCGAGGAGGAAGTTCGCTGCGCCGACCCCGTCGGCGGGGTCGGCCATCACAACGCCGACGCGGTCGGCGATCGAGACGTGCGGCAGGACGTCCTCCCAAAGGACAGGCTCCCCACCGCATCGGACCTCGATCGCCTCGCTCGACAGGTGTTCGGTGGTGTGCATGGGTGGGTCGGTCGATAAGGACTGCGACGGCCACCGGCAAAACGGTTCGGCCTCCCCGGGTGGTAGTGTTCAGATTACAGATGAAGGTGTGGCGAGTGCTGCTGCCCCGACAGGCGAAACGACGGCGTAGTCGGCGAAGCCTCGGCCACCAACAGCATTTTTAGCTAACCATACCGCTTTGCTCGTGAAGTAGGAGATTTTCGACATCAAGCATCGCCGATTTTCCGCTTCACTTGCTTTGATGTGACGGCCTATCTTGCCGCATTACAGCGATTGCCGCCTTACAGCGACTCACCAGAGCCATTCATTCGGGAGCGAAAAAATCGCTGACTCACTACTGGAAAAGAACGCACTCAGTGCAACAAAATCACGACTGCAATCAGCGACGGCACCCAGAACAGGAATATACTCATATCTGACTCGTGCGTTGGTCGATGTCTGAATACGGTGGTTGCGTCACACGCTTACTCCATCAGCTGATTCTCCAGATGTCCAGCGCAAAATACTCTCTTGTGAACTGTTCGCTCTGTTGAAACCCTCTTCACGTCTGGTGATTTCCTCTCGCGGCTACTGTCACTCACGTTGCTCATGATCGTCAGGGAGAGCGTCTCTTTTCGACTGTCAGCGATGGAGGATCTCAACAAGGCCCCCACATTCATATGTGAATCAGCGTAATAGATACCAAGTCACTCACAACAAATGAGAATGCAGTACCAGGGATGAAGCAAGAACAGACGAACACGAGTCGATACCGTGTCCTCTTCGTTCTTTCTCTTGCCGAACTGTTAGCAATGACGCTATGGTTCAGCGTCTCCGCGGTCGGGCCGGAACTCGCAGCGCTCTGGAACCTTTCGAGCGCTGAAACAGCATGGTTGACGAACGCGGTGCAACTCGGATTCGTCGTCGGCGCCGTGCTTTCAGCGACGCTCACCCTCGCGGATACGATTCCGCCGCGGTACCTCTTTGCTGTCTCGGCTGCTATTGGTGCAGGAGCGACAGCAGTTATTGCTCTTGTCGTGTCGTCGTTCCTCCCAGCCGTTCTGTTACGATTTCTTACTGGTGTCGCACTGGCCGGTGTGTATCCGACAGGCATGAAAATCATGGCTGGCTGGTTTCGGGAAGGACGCGGTTTCGCCATCGGCACGCTTGTCGGTGCACTCACGATCGGATCGGCGATGCCGCATCTGCTCCGGGCGGTCGGTGGCGTCGGCAGTCCGCGTACTGTCTTGCTGGGTACGACTGGACTTGCGGCAGTCAGTAGTGTGCTTGTTCTCTTTGTGCGCCCGGGCCCCCACCAAGCTCCCGCAGCATCATTCGATCCCGGAGCCGTTCGCCGGATGCTTGGCGATCGCGGGACGATGCTCGCCAACCTCGGGTATTTCGGTCATATGTGGGAATTATACGCCGTCTGGGCGTGGATCCCCGTCTATCTGGCTGCGAGTTTCGCTGCCAGCGGCGATCCGACACCAACACTCGCTGCCCTGCTTGCGTTCGGAACCATTGCAGTGGGGGGTATCGGCGCCCTCGTCGCCGGTGTTTTCGCAGACCGGATCGGACGGACGGCCGTCACGAGCGTTAGTATGGTCGTTAGCGGCACTGCCTGCATTGGTGCCGGCTTCGTGTTTGGTGGTCCTCTGCTCATTCTGATCCCATTTCTTTTGGTTTGGGGGTTCGTCATCGTCGCCGACTCCGCGCAGTTCTCGGCGGCCGTCTCTGAACTCGCTGAGGAGAGTTACGTTGGGTCAGCCCTGACGCTGCAGACTGCCATCGGCTTTCTACTCACGGTGGGGTCGATCCAAATCACACCGATTGTTGCCAGTGTCGTCGGCTGGCAGTGGGCTTTTGCACCACTGGTTATCGGACCGTTCGTTGGGACTGTCGCAATGCTGTGGCTCCGACGGCTTCCCGAGGCGAACGCATTGGCTGGCGGTCGCGGGTGACCCCGTGTACGTTCGTGCTGAGAGGGACATATACTGCGAGCGCATACCAGCGTCTTCAGGCGCGGGAGGATGTCAACACGTTCGAGCGCTGAAAATCACCGCTTTCGTGGATGTCGAAACGCTGCACATCACCGGCATCCACTCGACGACCTCGATGAACCATGATGCGAAGATCGGCACACAGGTCGTTCGGCGGAACGCCGGCAACCTGCGGAGCCTTGCAGCTGATCGCGGATACGACACGAAAGCATCCACGATGAACTCCGGGAGAACAGCATCCGTCAGCTGATCAAATATCGCATCTTCAACTCGCTCGATCACGCCCACAACGCCCGTATGGACAGTGATCGGTACCACCAGCGCTCCATCACAAACCATCAACCATCAACCATCAACCATCGAGCATCAAACATCAAACAGCAAATGTCAAACAGCAAGCAGCAAGCGCACGTTCGGCGCCGGTGTGCGTGTGCGAAGTTGGTGGCTCGAGTTCCGTGAAATGCTGCTCAACGCAACCGTGTACAACCTCCGCAGAAGCGTCCGACATCCAGGAAATCCAGCGCCGTGGACCGAAACTACAGAGTCGTATATTTATACCCCGCCTATAGACTGCCCAATCACTAACTCACCTCGAACACAATCTCTGCGTAACGATGGATCTCGAAACAGTCAAAGAGCGCGCCGGGCCACGGCAGTTCTCTCCCGAGGACGACATGCCGGAGGAGTACCGCAAGGCCGCGACGCGGATGATTCAGTTCCACGCCAACTCGGAGGTGATGGGCGGCTATCTCGAGAAGCCGTTCATCCGGCAGGCCCCGAGTCTGGACCGCAAGCTCGCCTTCTCCGCGAAGGTGCAGGACGAGGTGGGTCACGCTCAGTTGCTCTACCGCGCCGCCGAGAGTCTGGGCATCAAGACCCGCGAGGAGATGTTGAACGAGCTCGCCACCGGCAAGGGGAAGTTCCTCAACTGCTTCCACTACCCGATGGAGTCGTGGGCGGAGGTGCCCATGATTGGCTTCTTCGTCGACGGCGCGGCGATGCGCCGGCAGGCCACCCTGAAGACCACCTCGTGGGAGCCCTACGCCCACGCAATGGACAAAGTCTGCTTCGAGGAAGGGTTCCACGTCAAGCACGGCGAGGACATCCTCCGGGAGCTGATGACCGGCTCCAAAGCGAATCAGGAGCGCGTACAGGAAGTCTTCGACGAGTGGTGGCCGCGCATTCTCCAGTTCTTCGGCCCAACCGACGACAAATCCACACACAACGACTTCTCCCAGGACGTTGGGCTGAAGACGATGAGTAACGATGAACTCCGCAACGCCTTCCTCAACGCCTACGTCCCCAAGGCGCGCAAGTACGGCCTCGAACTCCCCGCCACCCCCCGTGTCACTGAGAACGACGACGGCACCTGGGAAGTCGTCGAGGAGGACCTGAACTGGGAGGAGTTCTTCACCATCGCCAAGAACGACTCGGAAGGATCCTACGAGCAGATAGGCAGCCGACGGGACCGACAGGAAGCTGTCGACTGGGTCCGTGAGGCGATGAGCGACCGAGCACCCCTCGGAAGCGGGTCCAGCCCGCAGGCGGCTGACTGACCATGATTTGGGAAGTGTTCCGACAGGAGAAGGCCGGCGACTACCACAAACACTGCGGCAACGTCCACGCGCCCGACCGGGAGATGGCGAAGCTGTTCGCCCAGATTCAGCACGGCCGCCGGATGCAGACCAAGAGCCTCTGGGTCGTCCCCCAAGAGGAAGTCGGCGAGGTCGACACCGACGACACCAGCTTCGGCGGCACCACCGACAAGGCCTACCGCTGGGCGGTCACCTACACGCAGGTCGACGAGTCCTTCGCCGAGGAGATTGCCGAGAGTCAGGCCGAACAGGAAGAACAAGCCAAGAAGAAGCGAGAGGCCGAGACCAATGACTGACCGCTACGACACTGTGGACGAACTCGATGAGGAAGCTACCGAGGCGTTCCGCGAACTCATCTACCGGCTCGCGGACGACGAGTACGTCATCGCCGAACGCGACATCGAGTGGCAGATTTATGCGCCGACACTGGAGTCGGACCTCGCACTGGCCAATATTGCACAGGACGAGTTCGGCCACGCCCGGCTCTGGTACGACCTCGCACAGGAGACAGGGCTCTCGGAAGCAGCGTGTCTCTGGGAGAAGCCGGCCGACCAGTGGCGCCACAGCACGCTCGTCGAACTGCCCTACACCGACGGCGACTGGGCTGACCCGGTGCTGCGGAGCTACCTCTATGACACCGCCGAACGCCTGCGTGTCGAGGCGCTTGCGGGCTCCTCGGTCGCCCCGGTGGCCGACCGCGTGCAGAAGATTCTGGACGAAGAGCGATACCACCGCGAGCACGCCCAGTCGTGGCTCGAACGGCTCACCCTCGGCGGCGGCGCCGACGCCGGCACTGAAGAGAGCCACGCAAAAGTGCAGGACGCGCTGGACCGGCTGTTCCCCCACGCACTCACCCTCTTTGCTGCGGGCGAGCACGAGGAAACCATCGTCGCAGAAGGGTTCCGCACGGAGACGCTCGACGACCTGCGCCGCGAGTGGTTGGACGTGGTCATCCCCTACCTCGAGTCCCTGGACCTAACGGTCCCCGAACCCGAGGACGAGAAACGGACGGCAACTGGCCGCAACGGCGACCACACCGAGCACTGGGAACCGCTGCTGGAGGAGTTCACGAAAACCTACCGGGAGTTCGACTTCGACCACCCGGTCCGCCTGCGTGAAGGCGGGGTGAGTTAGATGTCTGGTACTACCGAGGAGGCGACGGCCTGCGCCTACACCGACTACGAGGCTGGTGAGGCACCCGAGGAGTACCCCAAGACCGGCGAGGGCGCTGAGGGACTCGAAGCAGATATCTGGGACGCGCTCTACGAGGTCGAGGACCCCGAGATGCCCGTCAGTGTTGTCGACCTGGGTCTCATCTACGGTGTCGACATCGAGGAAACGGACACGGGCACGACCGCAGTCGTCGAGATGACGCTCACGTACTCGGGCTGTCCGGCTCGCGAGATGCTGACCAACGACGTCCACTGTGCCGCGCTCGCGGCTGGTGTCGAGGCGGCCGAGGTTCGCCTGCGGTACTCGCCAAACTGGAACGTGAACATGGTCACTGAGCAGGGACGCGAGGACCTGCGGGAGTTCGGGCTCTCAGTATGAGGGGGTTTTCGGACCCGTCGACATCAACGACTGAAGACGACGAGGCCGCAGAGTGCCCCTACTGTGGCTCCACGAATACGGACCGTGACCATCCAAAGGGGCCGGGGCTCTGCAGATCGATGCACTACTGCAACGGCTGTGACCAGCCCTTCGAGAAGTTCGGATAGCGACCGACGGCTCTGTTGAAACCCTCGGTTGCTGATAGTTTGTTGAGACCGTTGCTGAATACAGAGCGCGTATCGGTCAGTTGGGAAAGTTTAATCCTTTCAATAACTTACTTGACAATATGGCGGAGACCCTCACAGAACTCTCCCAACGGAATGAAGCGTTCTGGATTGGTTTGGCTCTATTCCTTCTCGGAGTGATTACTCCTGAAACTCTCCTTCTCGGAGGGATTGAACTCTCACGGATTCTTATTTGGGTTGGTGGTGGGATTCTCATGACCCGGATTCTCGTTGGGATATACCGACTTCTGAGAACGACGGCTGAGGCAGGAGTATTTGGCTATCGTGAGGGGAAACAGAACGACCGATAGAACCTCTGTATCTCGCACACTGGTTCTGCCAGAACCTGGGTAGGTTCCAGCAACCGTGCTGAATACAGGGCGCACATGCATCAGTCTCTAATTGACCCACCTGTGAAGATGATACGGTACGTCACGGATTACGAGCGTGGAAGCGGAACTCAGGGCGTTTCGGCTGTGTTCCTGGCACGTAGCCATATCCCGCTGAGTAGAAAAAGCAGTGCTGCTGGTGCGACAAACAGGCCGATACTAGCCATACCGAGGAGCGTCAACGCAACGAGGGCGAAACTAATCAGTCACACGAGCGAGCGGTTCTCGGTCCATGCGCCATAGCCCCCCACCAGGGCGCACCCAAGGATGAACAGCGACCAAAAGAAGGGTGCTGGGTCAGCCCCTTCCGTACCAAGATAGTAGTCGATTCCAACCAGCCCCAAACGACGCGACACCCGCCGCCACTCGTGCATATTTCGCCACTTCCGAATGGGACGAACATAATGATGAACGCAAGGAGAATACCCAGTACCGAACCGAGAATCCCTGCGATGGCCCCCTTCGAAAATCGAGAATAGCGGGTCATTCTGCCTACTAAAAGCCCTTCTAGAATGTTACCAATATCGGTAGTGTTCAGATACGCAGTTTCCAGCGGTGGAGTTAGTGGGAACAGCTGAAATCCCTCGGCTGTCTCGGCTCCCGCGACTCGCTGCGCGCGTTCACTCGCGCTGCTCGCTCTCGTGCGTACTTCGCCGGGGTTCGCCGAGACGCCTCGCCCTTTCAATCCACCAGGGATGCCGGCTGAAACGCCGAGCGCGGCCAGCCAGTTTCTGTCCGTATCTGAACACCGCCGCGGGCGGAAGGGCGAGCTATAAGCGAGACGACGACGACCGGTCGGTGTACGCCTCCTCACGGGAGCTTGAGGTCACGAGGGGAGCAGCAACCCGCCCATGTTGCACACGCACTACAGGAGCGGGATTATCACGTCAAAAGAAACCACAGAGATCACCGATCGGCCACATTGAAGCGTTAAGAAAGCTGTAAACTACCCCGCCCTACTCGCTCCCTCGCGCCTTGCGACGGTCGGTCACTCCTTGAGGGCGGGGCTTTGCCGAACCGACATTTGTGCCCCACGCCCCCGTGCATGGGCGCGGCCCGGCTTCCTATTACCGTCCACTGGCCGGGCGGGGCTTTCAGGCCCGCCTTCGACCCGTCCGGTGGATTGTCCCGCCGATTTAATTCCCGGTGTTCTCGCGCTCTACCCCAACAGTGGGGACGGGAGTCGAACCCGTTCGCGGTCGTCGTTCCCGAGTATCGGGTGCGTTGGAATCGCACCACAGGAGCCAGTTTACTCGTGGCTCCTCCCAACCCCGACGTGTGCGAGGCCGGCAGTACCACAGGGGACGTTCCGAATGGGCTTAAGGTGTGCGCAAACGCGCTTCCTCTCCGCCCTACTCGCTTCTCTCGTTGAGGACGGAGGCTCCGCGCTACCGCACGCTGACTTGCCTAGAGAATATTGGATGGGTCAAAAGCTATCCTCGGCTATCTGACCCGCGAGCCCGAGTCTACCATCATCGCTAGGAGTTGAGTCTTGGGAATCCATATCATCGGACCACTGGTCTTCAGGCTCTGAGCTAACTGCAACCGCTTCTATTGAAGCACCACTCGATAGTCCTAAGGTACCGAGACTACCGACGATACCGAGCTTGAGAGCTTTTCTTCTGGACGAACTGTATTTCAGTTTATTATATATATATATATATATATATTTCGATATCATATTAGATTGGAATGATGACTAACACAGGGTGTGGTATACTGACTAATTAGATTATATTAGGACACAAGAGTTATTAACATCTGTTGCTGAAGAATCGATGTGGTTAGTAGCGACCTCTTTTGGGGATCCATTGTGATTGGGATTGGGTCATTTTCATGCTATTTCCCGAGGAAGTCGCTAGACTCCGAAGTCGGAACTCACGAGACCCCACACCAAACGAAGCGGCGGTTTTGAATATCATGATCACTGGATTGATATTCCTGGTAATCGGCATCATTGGTCTGTAGGCTAGCTAATTCTGGTTAGGGCAGATTCCGCCCGAAAGACGCTGCGTACTATTCTCTCTAACTACCGTAGAATTGACTCTCCATCGGTATGGCCAGACATTACCGAAGCGAAGCGATTAAGCCCCGAGTAGCCGAACACGCGGGCATGAAGCAGCTCATCATCCGCGGCGACGCGGGCTTCCGGCGTGACGCCGTTATCGAGATCGACGGGGAAGAGCTGACCTGTTTCTCGGTGACCCGACAGGGCGACTGGCATGGCCCCGACGAGGTCCAGCTCTGGTGCACCGTCGGCAGCCCGGACGAGCGCGAAACCTACAACAAGCGCCAGTACGTCCCTCACTGGCTCGAGACGGAGGCCTTCGACGCCGAGGAAGTCACCGTCAAGAGCGAGAAGAACCCACTCAACGTCTGAACGGCTCCCGTTCACGCGACTTCTTCCTGGTCGACCCGATAGACCGTTACTGCGTCGTTCTCGAACGCGACCTCGTAGCCAGCGCGCTCGCTGAAGTCCACTAATTCTCCTCGGTAGCGCGCCTGTTCTGCAGTTCCGACCCAGACGTACTCCACGTCGTGCTCGCGCACGACCGCGGCGGCGTCTGCGGGCGTGCCCGTGTAGAGCGCGTCGACCGCTGCGACCCGGCCGTAGTAGTCCTCGGCCCCGCGGTAGCCCACTTCGTGACCCCAGCCAGCGACCGTCGGGACCCCGGTGAGGCTCGCCGCTATTGATGACTTCCAGTTGTACATCCCCGGCTCTTGGCCCCAGGACTCCTTCGCGGGTGAGTAGCCCGTCGCTGGCGCGGAGACGATGACGGTGCCGGCCGTCGCCGTCTCCTGGAGCCACTCAGTGGCCGCGACCTCGTCCTCGTTGTAGTGGGGGCCGAACGTGGTGGCATCGAGAGTCGGCTCTGGGGAACCGCCAAAGTGGGTCGTCAGCGCGAACGCGCCGTAGAGGGATGTCGAAAGCACCAGCGCAGCAACGAACAGCGAGGCGGCTGCTTCACGAGAGGGCAACGAGGCGTGAAGCCGTCTGTCGACCGCACTGGCACGGGAGAGGAGCCCCGCGAGAGCGACGCCGCCTGCGACGCTCCAGAGCACCCAGACCTGCATGTACGTCTTGAACACCGTGTTCATCCGGAGCGGCCCCGCCTGCTCGTTCACGAAGACAATCTCCACGATGGTGACGAGGCCGGCGCCGGCGATGATCAGCACGGTCTCGTAGCCCGCTGGGCGGTCAAACCGCAGCAGTGCCCACCCCAGCAGCACGAACGGGAGCGAGAAGGCGAGCACGTCGACCCCACGTGTGGTCGCGAGGACGGCAACCGCCAACATGGCGAGCGCGAGCGGCCAGCGGCGCTCGTTACCCACGCGGCTGAACAGCGAGAGGCCGAACACCGCGACGAACGCCCCGTGGACCACCAGCAGCTCCCCCAACCCACTCCGGGCCATCGCGGGGAGGAACTCGATGGAACGGCCGCCGCCAGCCCCCGAGAGGAACGGAATCGCGAGCAGCGCACTGACCGCGCCGAGCCCGGCAACGATTCCCAGCGGGACGAGCAACCGTTCGAGTTCCGCGAGCGCGCGTGAAGCGGCATCACCCTCCTCGGCGTCGAGTCCCTCGGCAACACTGGCGGTGGTCTCGCGCACGCGCTCGGAAGCAGTTTCGGGCAACAGATCCGTTGGGTCTGCAGGAGCGAGTGCTAGCGCGAGATAGGTGAGGCCGAACACCGACGGGAAGCTCCAGGTGTCGGTGACGACCTGAAAGAGACCGAGTGCTGGGACGACGGCGAGCAAACCGAGCCGTCGGCGTTGGGCCGACGCGGGCGCGAGGTAGAGCGCAAAGCCGATGGCCGCAGCGAGTAAGAGGAACGGAGTCCCCATCATGTGGGCGTGTAAGTCGCCGTTGAGCCACGCGAACAGCGGGAACTCGTTGATTGTCGGGAACCCCTGGCCGTCGACGGCGTCGGTGATGACTCGGCTCGCACTCCAGTAGCCGAACCCCTCGCCGCCCAGTCCATATGTCTCGACCCCCCCCAGTCCGAGCGAGTCGCGGAGGCCCTGCGGGAGCAGACCGAGCGCGACGCTGCCGGCCGTTTGCAGATTGCTGGCGAAGCCGACGAAGAAGGCACCGACGGTGCCGGCGAGAACCGGGTCGAGTCCTCGTTCAGCGGCAACGCTAGCGGCCAGGTCGTAGACCGTGGTGACGAGCATGGCGAAAAAGCCCGCGAGCGCGAGGTTGTAGGCGAACCGGGGCGCGGTGCCAGTGAGCGTGCTGAGCATCGCAGCGATCAGATGGCCGCCGTAGTAGTACTGGACGGGTGCGCCCGCGTACCAGAAGTCCTCGGGCGGGAGCGTCTCGGCACGCAAGATTGCGTTGAGCATCCCGAAGTCGAGATACTTCTCTCCCCCGACCGCGTGGACGGAGGGGTCCACTGCGCGGATTGCGACGAGGAAGCCGAACGCGAGCGCGAAGACCACCGCAACTTCGGCGAGCGCACGGCGGTTCACTGGCAGGTCGGCTGCGAGCCGGAACTCGCGGTCCCGGAGCGCGTCGCGGTCCAGTCCGAAGGCCGCGGCGACGACGACGAGACAGAGCAGGCCGATTGCGACCGTCGCGGGGCCGTAGTGGAGCTTCCCGAGCCAGTAGACGGGGAGCCACGCGGTCACCAGCGCAACCGGGAGTGCAAAGCCCGCGCCGTGACTGTGAAAGCCCCGGAACAGCCGCGCCGCCAGCGGATAGCCCAGCGTGGCGAGCCCAGCGAAGACGACGAGCCAGACGAGGACGAGGGCGTACTCCATTTGCTGGAATCGCGTGGGCGACTCGGAAACCCCTTTCGGGTGACGGTTCTGTGACCAACTCGCGATTCAGGGGTTCCGCGGGGTGAGGCTGGGGTTTATCGGGAATATCCGCCAATCAGCGTGCTGTCGAGGGTTCTGTATCCAGAAAGTTGTTTTTCTAAATTCGAAAAACTCCAGGGGGTGATGCGTAACATTCATGGGTGCGTCCACCCGAGTATACCGTACGAGCTACGAATGGCAACACTACAAATCAATGACCTCCACGCCGAGGTCGCAGAGAACGGCGAATCCATCCTGCGCGGTGTCGACCTCACGGTCAACTCCGGCGAGATTCACGCACTGATGGGACCGAACGGGTCGGGCAAATCTACAACCGCGAAAATCATCGCGGGCCACCCCGCCTACAAGGTGACTGGCGGGGAGATTGTGCTCGAACTCGACGACGAGGACGTTGCCGACATCGACGACGTCGACGAGGAGGACCTCACGTGGGACCTGCTCGACCTCGAACCCAACGAGCGGGCCGCCTTGGGGATCTTCCTGGCGTTCCAGTACCCCGCCGAGATCGAGGGCGTCACCATGACGAACTTCCTCCGACAGGCACTCAACGCCAAACACGAGGAGCGCGAG is a window of halophilic archaeon DL31 DNA encoding:
- a CDS encoding hypothetical protein (KEGG: hbo:Hbor_36320 hypothetical protein); the protein is MRGFSDPSTSTTEDDEAAECPYCGSTNTDRDHPKGPGLCRSMHYCNGCDQPFEKFG
- a CDS encoding phenylacetate-CoA oxygenase, PaaI subunit (KEGG: hvo:HVO_A0509 phenylacetate-CoA oxygenase, PaaI subunit~TIGRFAM: Phenylacetate-CoA oxygenase, PaaI subunit~PFAM: Phenylacetic acid catabolic), with the translated sequence MTDRYDTVDELDEEATEAFRELIYRLADDEYVIAERDIEWQIYAPTLESDLALANIAQDEFGHARLWYDLAQETGLSEAACLWEKPADQWRHSTLVELPYTDGDWADPVLRSYLYDTAERLRVEALAGSSVAPVADRVQKILDEERYHREHAQSWLERLTLGGGADAGTEESHAKVQDALDRLFPHALTLFAAGEHEETIVAEGFRTETLDDLRREWLDVVIPYLESLDLTVPEPEDEKRTATGRNGDHTEHWEPLLEEFTKTYREFDFDHPVRLREGGVS
- a CDS encoding protein of unknown function DUF59 (PFAM: Protein of unknown function DUF59~KEGG: hvo:HVO_A0510 DUF59 family protein); this translates as MSGTTEEATACAYTDYEAGEAPEEYPKTGEGAEGLEADIWDALYEVEDPEMPVSVVDLGLIYGVDIEETDTGTTAVVEMTLTYSGCPAREMLTNDVHCAALAAGVEAAEVRLRYSPNWNVNMVTEQGREDLREFGLSV
- a CDS encoding YYY membrane protein (KEGG: hvo:HVO_0702 hypothetical protein~TIGRFAM: YYY membrane protein~PFAM: YYY membrane protein), producing MEYALVLVWLVVFAGLATLGYPLAARLFRGFHSHGAGFALPVALVTAWLPVYWLGKLHYGPATVAIGLLCLVVVAAAFGLDRDALRDREFRLAADLPVNRRALAEVAVVFALAFGFLVAIRAVDPSVHAVGGEKYLDFGMLNAILRAETLPPEDFWYAGAPVQYYYGGHLIAAMLSTLTGTAPRFAYNLALAGFFAMLVTTVYDLAASVAAERGLDPVLAGTVGAFFVGFASNLQTAGSVALGLLPQGLRDSLGLGGVETYGLGGEGFGYWSASRVITDAVDGQGFPTINEFPLFAWLNGDLHAHMMGTPFLLLAAAIGFALYLAPASAQRRRLGLLAVVPALGLFQVVTDTWSFPSVFGLTYLALALAPADPTDLLPETASERVRETTASVAEGLDAEEGDAASRALAELERLLVPLGIVAGLGAVSALLAIPFLSGAGGGRSIEFLPAMARSGLGELLVVHGAFVAVFGLSLFSRVGNERRWPLALAMLAVAVLATTRGVDVLAFSLPFVLLGWALLRFDRPAGYETVLIIAGAGLVTIVEIVFVNEQAGPLRMNTVFKTYMQVWVLWSVAGGVALAGLLSRASAVDRRLHASLPSREAAASLFVAALVLSTSLYGAFALTTHFGGSPEPTLDATTFGPHYNEDEVAATEWLQETATAGTVIVSAPATGYSPAKESWGQEPGMYNWKSSIAASLTGVPTVAGWGHEVGYRGAEDYYGRVAAVDALYTGTPADAAAVVREHDVEYVWVGTAEQARYRGELVDFSERAGYEVAFENDAVTVYRVDQEEVA
- a CDS encoding hypothetical protein (KEGG: hla:Hlac_0403 hypothetical protein); the protein is MKQLIIRGDAGFRRDAVIEIDGEELTCFSVTRQGDWHGPDEVQLWCTVGSPDERETYNKRQYVPHWLETEAFDAEEVTVKSEKNPLNV
- a CDS encoding phenylacetic acid degradation B (PFAM: Phenylacetic acid degradation B~KEGG: hvo:HVO_A0508 PacF protein), coding for MIWEVFRQEKAGDYHKHCGNVHAPDREMAKLFAQIQHGRRMQTKSLWVVPQEEVGEVDTDDTSFGGTTDKAYRWAVTYTQVDESFAEEIAESQAEQEEQAKKKREAETND